From the genome of Vicia villosa cultivar HV-30 ecotype Madison, WI linkage group LG2, Vvil1.0, whole genome shotgun sequence, one region includes:
- the LOC131651906 gene encoding uncharacterized protein LOC131651906: protein MNPLGAAAGRRSMSTVSKAVAEIVGVGKTKHRKATSELCSFMGIPHHSRSEIASIISKFIKLYSFRNPGIKKDKLWEQNLQTLLRGRNSVGFPEIAKILSPEFSQGAINIKDTNMDSSTDNTKGKGSQKKGKKK, encoded by the exons ATGAATCCATTGGGTGCAGCAGCAGGGAGGAGGAGCATGTCGACGGTATCCAAAGCCGTTGCTGAAATTGTCGGTGTCGGCAAAACCAAGCACCGAAAAGCTACCAGTGAACTCTGCTCCTTCATGGGCATCCCTCATCACTCTCGTTCCGAAATCGCCTCCATCATTTCAAAGTTCATCAAACTCTACAGTTTCAGG AATCCTGGTATTAAGAAAGACAAACTTTGGGAGCAGAATTTGCAAACACTGTTGCGTGGTAGAAATAGTGTTGGTTTTCCTGAGATTGCTAAGATTTTGTCTCCGGAATTCAGCCAGGGTGCGATTAATATCAAGGATACTAATATGGATTCTTCCACGGATAACACTAAGGGGAAAGGCTCCCAGAAGAAAGGGAAAAAGAAATAG
- the LOC131651907 gene encoding upstream activation factor subunit spp27 yields the protein MVHARVFGAFAGRALMAAAAAAKGAAKKTAASAAATSTAAVKKTPVSRGSGGIQKVVPVTSELGKFIGSPQVSRTEAVKKVWEYIKLQNLQNPDNKREIFCDDKLKTIFDGKDKVVFTEIARLLANHFVKSS from the exons ATGGTGCACGCTAGGGTTTTCGGAGCATTTGCCGGCCGAGCGCTCATGGCAGCGGCGGCGGCGGCGAAGGGAGCTGCCAAGAAGACTGCTGCTTCCGCCGCAGCTACCTCCACAGCTGCCGTGAAGAAAACGCCGGTGAGCAGAGGTAGCGGAGGCATACAGAAAGTCGTTCCGGTCACTTCTGAGCTCGGCAAATTCATCGGTTCACCTCAGGTTTCTAGAACTGAAGCTGTTAAGAAAGTGTGGGAATACATCAAGCTGCAAAATCTTCAG AATCCTGACAACAAGAGGGAGATTTTTTGTGATGATAAGCTGAAGACCATTTTCGATGGGAAAGATAAAGTAGTGTTCACTGAGATTGCCAGATTGCTGGCTAACCACTTTGTGAAATCGTCCTGA